The Aliivibrio fischeri genome contains a region encoding:
- a CDS encoding Ig-like domain-containing protein, giving the protein MEGDNSIVVREVDAAGNVSGETSLDFVLDTQAPNAPTITLDTDSGISNGDLLTNDGSFTVTPSEAGNTVEYQAADGSWSTTPPAVVEGNNSIVVRETDAAGNVSGETSLDFVLDTQAPNAPTITLDTDSGMLGDDLLTNDGSFTVTPSEAGNTVEYQAADGSWSTTPPAVVEGDNSIVVREVDAAGNASGETSLDFVLDTQAPNAPTITLDTDSGISNGDLLTNDGSFTVTPSEAGNTVEYQAADGSWSTTPPAVVEGNNSIVVREVDAAGNVSGETSLDFVLDTQVPNAPTITLDTDSGISDGDLLTNDGSFTVTPSEAGNTVEYQAADGSWSTTPPAVVEGDNSIVVREVDAAGNASGETSLDFVLDTQAPNAPTITLDTDSGMLGDDLLTNDGSFTVTPSEAGNTVEYQAADGSWSTTPPAVVEGDNSIVVRETDAAGNVSGETSLDFVLDTQAPNAPTITLDTDSGMLGDDLLTNDGSFTVTPSEAGNTVEYQAADGSWSTTPPAVVEGNNSIVVREVDAAGNASDETSLDFVLDTQVPNAPTITLDTDSGIINGDLLTNDGSFTVTPSEAGNTVEYFVDGEWTTGAPMATEGDNSIVVREVDAAGNTSGETSLDFVLDTQVPNAPTITLDTDSGISNGDLLTNDGSFTVTPSEAGNTVEYQAADGSWSTTPPAVVEGNNSIVVREVDAAGNTSGETSLDFVLDTQVPNAPTITLDTDSGISNGDLLTNDGSFTVTPSEAGNTVEYQAADGSWSTTPPAVVEGNNSIVVREVDAAGNASGETSLDFVLDTQVPNAPTITLDTDSGISNGDLLTNDGSFTVTPSEAGNTVEYQAADGSWSTTPPAVVEGNNSIVVREVDAAGNASGETSLDFVLDTQAPNAPTITLDTDSGISDGDLLTNDGSFTVTPSEAGNTVEYQAADGSWSTTPPAVVEGNNSIVVREVDAAGNASGETSLDFVLDTQAPNAPTITDITDDSVNSDYSKITVHGSGEPGATITLYSQGNVWATTVVGEDGTWSVDYSGIPDSSDQILQVEQTDLSGNTSELSDPIQYFNSDYYGNSLDSDDYGFLGDGDDFFQAHNDDANDRVMFDGGAGNDTISFDSAFSDVQISINSDGDIVLVDREGDTNILRDFENFEFTDTTKTIEELTVPKVTIIDDANNDGILTKTELEGRITAVISIPSIAVAGMALLITIDGHTEEYILSEEDISSGVIVKEIDTPENNTEVNVSVDISYNGSVYSGEDSVIYVGNNEPTASNDIVNVLENNSILISKDMLLSNDIDADGDSLSIINIGSVNGGVASLDEHGNILFTPDLNFSGEVVFEYTIDDGYGGQSTAEITVNIDAVANTPNLIVENSDWSLSTGLENVDIPGPAPWYVAGLDGWRPSDGEPVIEIWVTGESMGYGATEGNGSIIVNPSEGNTIVELNKVENNEFSSAGGIQRDISTVEGKLYTISLDAAPRPGLEKNLMLLRY; this is encoded by the coding sequence GTGGAAGGCGATAACTCCATCGTGGTTCGTGAAGTGGATGCGGCAGGCAACGTGTCAGGTGAAACGAGTTTAGATTTTGTGCTTGATACGCAAGCACCTAATGCACCAACGATCACTTTAGATACGGATTCAGGCATTAGTAATGGCGACTTATTAACGAACGATGGCTCATTCACGGTAACCCCAAGCGAAGCGGGGAATACGGTTGAATATCAAGCGGCGGATGGTAGCTGGTCAACAACCCCTCCTGCTGTTGTGGAAGGTAATAACTCCATCGTGGTTCGTGAGACTGATGCTGCAGGCAATGTTTCTGGTGAAACAAGTTTAGATTTTGTTTTAGATACGCAAGCACCAAACGCTCCGACAATCACTTTAGATACCGACAGCGGCATGCTGGGCGATGACTTACTGACGAACGATGGCTCATTCACCGTAACTCCAAGTGAAGCGGGGAACACGGTTGAATATCAAGCGGCGGATGGTAGCTGGTCGACAACCCCTCCTGCTGTTGTGGAAGGTGATAACTCCATCGTGGTTCGTGAAGTGGATGCAGCAGGCAACGCATCAGGTGAAACAAGCTTAGATTTTGTTTTAGATACGCAAGCACCGAATGCACCGACGATCACTTTAGATACCGACTCAGGCATTAGTAATGGTGACTTATTAACGAACGATGGTTCGTTCACGGTAACCCCAAGTGAAGCGGGTAATACGGTTGAATATCAAGCGGCGGATGGTAGCTGGTCGACAACCCCTCCTGCTGTTGTGGAAGGTAATAACTCCATCGTGGTTCGTGAAGTGGATGCGGCAGGCAATGTTTCTGGTGAAACGAGTCTAGATTTTGTGCTTGATACGCAAGTGCCGAACGCTCCGACGATCACGTTAGATACCGACTCAGGCATTAGTGATGGCGACTTATTAACGAATGACGGCTCATTCACAGTAACCCCAAGTGAAGCGGGGAATACGGTTGAATATCAAGCGGCGGATGGTAGTTGGTCGACAACCCCTCCTGCTGTTGTGGAAGGCGATAACTCCATCGTGGTTCGTGAAGTGGATGCGGCAGGTAACGCATCTGGTGAAACGAGTTTAGATTTTGTGCTTGATACGCAAGCACCAAATGCTCCTACGATCACTTTAGATACCGACAGCGGTATGTTAGGCGATGATTTACTGACGAACGATGGCTCATTCACGGTGACCCCAAGCGAAGCGGGTAACACGGTTGAATATCAAGCGGCGGATGGTAGTTGGTCAACAACGCCTCCTGCTGTTGTGGAAGGCGATAACTCTATCGTGGTTCGTGAGACTGATGCTGCAGGCAATGTGTCAGGTGAAACAAGCTTAGATTTTGTTTTAGATACGCAAGCACCGAATGCACCGACGATCACGTTAGATACCGATAGCGGTATGTTGGGCGATGACTTGCTGACTAACGATGGTTCGTTCACCGTAACCCCAAGTGAAGCGGGAAACACGGTTGAATATCAAGCGGCGGATGGTAGCTGGTCAACAACCCCTCCTGCTGTTGTGGAAGGTAATAACTCCATCGTGGTTCGTGAAGTGGATGCGGCAGGCAACGCATCAGATGAAACAAGCTTAGATTTTGTGCTTGATACGCAAGTGCCGAATGCACCGACGATCACTTTAGATACGGATTCAGGCATTATTAATGGTGACTTATTAACGAACGATGGCTCATTCACGGTAACCCCAAGCGAAGCGGGTAACACGGTGGAGTATTTTGTTGATGGTGAGTGGACGACGGGTGCGCCAATGGCCACTGAGGGTGATAACTCCATCGTGGTTCGTGAAGTGGATGCGGCAGGTAATACATCAGGGGAAACAAGCTTAGATTTTGTGCTTGATACGCAAGTGCCGAACGCTCCGACGATCACGTTAGATACGGATTCAGGCATTAGTAATGGCGACTTATTAACGAACGATGGTTCGTTCACGGTGACCCCAAGTGAAGCGGGGAACACGGTGGAATATCAAGCGGCGGATGGTAGCTGGTCAACAACACCTCCTGCTGTTGTGGAAGGTAATAACTCCATTGTGGTTCGTGAAGTGGATGCGGCAGGTAATACATCAGGGGAAACAAGCTTAGATTTTGTGCTTGATACGCAAGTGCCGAACGCTCCGACGATCACGTTAGATACGGATTCAGGCATTAGTAATGGCGACTTATTAACGAACGATGGTTCGTTCACGGTGACCCCAAGTGAAGCGGGGAACACGGTGGAATATCAAGCGGCGGATGGTAGCTGGTCAACAACACCTCCTGCTGTTGTGGAAGGTAATAACTCCATTGTGGTTCGTGAAGTGGATGCGGCAGGTAACGCATCTGGTGAAACAAGCTTAGATTTTGTGCTTGATACGCAAGTGCCGAACGCTCCGACGATCACGTTAGATACGGATTCAGGCATTAGTAATGGCGACTTATTAACGAACGATGGTTCGTTCACGGTGACCCCAAGTGAAGCGGGGAACACGGTGGAATATCAAGCGGCGGATGGTAGCTGGTCAACAACACCTCCTGCTGTTGTGGAAGGTAATAACTCCATTGTGGTTCGTGAAGTGGATGCGGCAGGTAACGCATCTGGTGAAACAAGCTTAGATTTTGTGCTTGATACGCAAGCACCAAACGCTCCGACGATCACGTTAGATACCGACTCAGGCATTAGTGATGGTGACTTACTGACGAACGATGGCTCATTCACAGTAACTCCAAGTGAAGCGGGGAACACGGTTGAATATCAAGCGGCGGATGGTAGCTGGTCAACAACCCCTCCTGCTGTTGTGGAAGGTAATAACTCCATTGTGGTTCGTGAAGTGGATGCGGCAGGCAACGCATCTGGTGAAACGAGTTTAGATTTTGTGCTTGATACGCAAGCACCAAATGCTCCAACGATCACTGACATTACTGATGACTCAGTAAATAGTGATTACTCTAAGATTACTGTGCATGGTTCTGGTGAGCCAGGTGCAACTATTACTCTTTATTCTCAGGGTAATGTTTGGGCTACGACGGTTGTTGGAGAAGATGGAACTTGGTCTGTAGATTATTCAGGTATCCCAGATAGTTCAGATCAAATATTGCAAGTAGAGCAAACTGATTTGAGTGGTAATACAAGTGAATTATCTGATCCTATACAGTATTTTAATAGTGATTATTATGGAAATTCATTAGATTCTGATGATTATGGCTTTCTTGGGGACGGTGATGATTTTTTCCAAGCTCATAATGATGATGCTAATGATAGAGTTATGTTTGATGGTGGCGCTGGTAACGATACAATTTCTTTTGATTCAGCTTTTTCAGATGTGCAAATCAGTATTAATTCCGATGGGGATATAGTTCTTGTTGATCGTGAAGGTGATACAAATATTTTACGTGATTTTGAAAATTTTGAATTTACAGATACAACAAAAACGATTGAAGAGCTTACAGTTCCAAAAGTAACTATCATAGATGATGCTAATAATGATGGTATATTAACCAAAACAGAATTAGAAGGAAGGATAACTGCTGTTATTAGTATACCTTCGATAGCTGTTGCAGGTATGGCCTTACTCATTACTATTGACGGTCATACTGAGGAATATATTTTATCAGAAGAAGACATATCTTCAGGCGTTATCGTTAAAGAAATTGATACCCCTGAAAATAATACAGAGGTTAATGTCTCAGTTGATATATCTTATAATGGAAGTGTTTATTCAGGTGAAGATAGTGTTATTTATGTAGGAAATAATGAGCCTACAGCTTCTAATGATATTGTTAATGTTTTAGAAAATAATTCCATTCTTATATCAAAAGATATGTTGTTAAGTAATGATATTGATGCTGATGGTGACTCTTTATCAATTATAAATATTGGTAGTGTTAATGGTGGTGTTGCCTCATTAGATGAACATGGAAATATTTTATTTACGCCTGATTTAAATTTTAGTGGTGAAGTTGTTTTTGAATATACAATTGATGATGGATATGGTGGACAATCAACAGCTGAAATTACAGTTAATATTGATGCTGTTGCTAATACTCCAAATTTAATTGTAGAAAACTCCGATTGGTCTTTGAGTACTGGACTCGAAAATGTTGATATTCCTGGGCCGGCGCCTTGGTATGTTGCAGGCCTTGATGGTTGGAGGCCTTCTGATGGCGAGCCTGTTATTGAAATTTGGGTAACGGGTGAAAGTATGGGGTATGGGGCAACAGAAGGTAATGGTTCTATTATTGTGAACCCGTCGGAGGGAAATACAATTGTAGAGCTTAATAAAGTAGAAAATAATGAATTCTCTAGTGCTGGTGGTATTCAGCGGGATATTTCTACAGTGGAAGGTAAGCTGTATACAATTAGTTTAGATGCTGCTCCTCGACCAGGGTTGGAAAAGAATTTAATGCTTTTGAGGTATTAA